The following are encoded together in the Xanthobacter autotrophicus Py2 genome:
- a CDS encoding hypothetical protein (KEGG: rpc:RPC_4742 hypothetical protein) — protein sequence MGEETDFFRLLGAIGGKAALFPAAGNAARKAVNEIVRTQLIADGTTLDEVRQIRTLLGPAAFAEALDGVPAPKTKGLLTRADPHGPALAQPGDRIKALLALADGSRQPAAPPEKPAKKAASKKAPAGKDAAAKDEPLKDQAAAPAPRKRKITGRAALRVSEER from the coding sequence ATGGGTGAGGAAACCGATTTTTTCCGGCTGCTCGGGGCCATCGGCGGCAAGGCTGCGCTGTTTCCCGCCGCCGGAAATGCCGCGCGCAAGGCGGTGAACGAAATCGTGCGCACCCAGCTGATCGCCGACGGCACCACGCTGGATGAGGTCCGGCAGATCCGCACCTTGCTCGGTCCCGCGGCCTTTGCGGAGGCGCTGGACGGCGTGCCGGCGCCCAAGACCAAGGGGCTGCTCACCCGCGCCGATCCCCACGGGCCGGCGCTGGCCCAGCCGGGGGATCGCATCAAGGCCCTGCTCGCCCTCGCCGATGGCAGCCGCCAGCCCGCCGCCCCGCCCGAGAAGCCGGCGAAGAAGGCGGCCTCGAAGAAGGCGCCTGCGGGCAAGGATGCGGCGGCGAAGGACGAACCTTTGAAGGATCAAGCCGCCGCACCGGCCCCGCGCAAGCGCAAGATCACCGGCCGCGCCGCGCTGCGGGTGTCCGAGGAACGCTGA
- a CDS encoding Cobyrinic acid ac-diamide synthase (PFAM: Cobyrinic acid ac-diamide synthase~KEGG: rpb:RPB_1822 cobyrinic acid a,c-diamide synthase) has protein sequence MANADGRVIAVANMKGGVGKTTTVVMLAEGLAEAGHRVVVLDLDAQANASYCFAPDDQLKAILEQRRSVTSFLADRLLYGDRTPITDYLARDISHVMKAGEPLAIDMVVASPRLRLLEREIVLRLTEKNYGIRSLEGQSLKVLEEALVLLKARYDYVLFDCAPGISAFTEVAIRLADMVVVPTIPDYLSTLGFDAFRASVWENAHVTRSALPQPKRRPVVLASRVNGNKIQHRETLASLRNEAEEPDAVFEMFDLEVDNQASIERAMDPENFPYAPTFEQKWNRALGQVRDLVTETRRRLDG, from the coding sequence ATGGCGAATGCTGACGGGCGAGTGATCGCCGTTGCCAACATGAAGGGGGGCGTCGGCAAGACCACCACGGTGGTCATGCTGGCGGAAGGGCTGGCCGAGGCCGGGCACAGGGTGGTGGTGCTCGACCTCGACGCCCAGGCCAACGCCTCCTATTGCTTCGCCCCGGACGACCAGCTGAAGGCAATCCTGGAACAGCGCCGGTCGGTGACATCCTTCCTCGCCGATCGCCTGCTCTATGGCGATCGCACCCCCATCACCGACTATCTGGCGCGCGACATCTCCCACGTCATGAAGGCTGGCGAGCCGTTGGCCATCGACATGGTGGTGGCCAGCCCCCGCCTGCGCCTTCTGGAGCGGGAGATCGTGCTGCGCCTCACCGAGAAGAATTACGGCATCCGCTCGCTGGAGGGCCAGTCGCTGAAGGTGCTTGAGGAGGCGCTGGTCCTGCTCAAGGCGCGCTACGATTATGTGCTGTTCGATTGCGCGCCCGGCATCTCCGCCTTCACCGAGGTGGCCATCCGCCTCGCCGACATGGTGGTCGTGCCCACCATCCCCGATTATCTTTCCACCCTCGGCTTTGATGCCTTCCGTGCCTCGGTGTGGGAGAATGCGCACGTCACCCGCTCCGCGCTGCCGCAGCCCAAGAGGCGGCCGGTGGTGCTGGCCAGCCGGGTGAACGGCAACAAGATCCAGCATCGCGAGACCCTCGCCAGCCTGCGCAACGAAGCGGAAGAGCCCGACGCGGTGTTCGAGATGTTCGATCTGGAGGTGGACAACCAAGCCTCCATCGAACGGGCCATGGATCCGGAAAACTTTCCCTATGCGCCCACATTCGAGCAGAAATGGAACCGGGCGCTGGGTCAGGTGCGCGACCTCGTGACCGAGACACGGAGACGGCTCGATGGGTGA
- a CDS encoding Citrate transporter (PFAM: Citrate transporter~KEGG: reu:Reut_B3728 hypothetical protein): MSFLICLAALGFLMLVAYRGFSVILFAPVAAIGAVLLTDPSAVPVIFSGLFMEKMVGFIKLYFPVFLLGAVFGKLIELSGFSRSIVSSIVKLLGPARAVLSIVLVGALLTYGGVSLFVVVFAVYPFGAEMFRQVGIPKRLLPAVVALGAFSFTMDTLPGTPQIQNIIPTTFFHTTAYAAPILGIVGSLFMLVVGISYLEFRRRQAQKKGEGYGEGHINEVVVDETVPLVSPFLALLPLVVVGIANLIFARYIPGWFGTTASATLVDGAAAVTVPTSTWAAIWSVQAALLLGILTVVVFGFKAIAGKFAGGSKDAVAGALLASLNTATEYGFGAVIAALPGFLVIKSALSAIPNPLVNEAITVTTLAGITGSASGGLSIALAAMADQFIAQANAHGIPLEVMHRVASMASGGMDTLPHNGAVITLLAVTGLSHRQSYGDIFAITLIKTAAVFFVIGFYYLTGLY; the protein is encoded by the coding sequence ATGAGCTTCCTCATTTGCCTTGCCGCGCTCGGCTTCCTGATGCTGGTGGCCTATCGCGGCTTCAGCGTCATCCTGTTCGCGCCGGTGGCGGCCATCGGCGCCGTCCTGCTGACCGACCCGTCGGCGGTGCCCGTCATCTTTTCCGGCCTGTTCATGGAAAAGATGGTGGGCTTCATCAAGCTCTACTTCCCGGTGTTTCTGCTGGGCGCGGTGTTCGGCAAGCTCATCGAGCTGTCGGGTTTCTCGCGCTCCATCGTCTCCTCTATCGTGAAGCTCCTGGGGCCGGCACGGGCCGTGCTGTCCATCGTGCTGGTGGGCGCGCTGCTCACCTATGGCGGCGTATCGCTGTTCGTGGTGGTGTTCGCGGTCTATCCGTTCGGCGCGGAGATGTTCCGCCAGGTGGGCATTCCCAAGCGGCTGCTGCCGGCGGTGGTGGCGCTCGGCGCCTTCTCCTTCACCATGGACACGCTGCCCGGCACCCCGCAGATCCAGAACATCATCCCCACCACCTTCTTCCACACCACCGCCTATGCCGCGCCCATCCTCGGCATCGTGGGCTCCCTCTTCATGCTGGTGGTCGGCATCAGCTACCTGGAATTCCGCCGCCGCCAGGCCCAGAAGAAGGGCGAGGGCTACGGCGAGGGCCACATCAACGAGGTGGTGGTGGACGAGACCGTCCCGCTGGTGTCGCCCTTCCTCGCGCTGCTGCCGCTGGTGGTGGTGGGCATCGCCAATCTCATCTTCGCCCGCTACATCCCCGGTTGGTTCGGCACCACCGCGAGCGCCACCCTGGTGGACGGCGCGGCGGCGGTCACCGTGCCCACCAGCACCTGGGCGGCCATCTGGTCGGTGCAGGCGGCGCTGCTGCTCGGCATCCTCACGGTGGTGGTGTTCGGCTTCAAGGCGATTGCCGGCAAGTTCGCCGGCGGCTCCAAGGATGCCGTCGCCGGCGCGCTGCTCGCCAGCCTGAACACGGCGACGGAATACGGCTTCGGCGCGGTGATAGCGGCGCTGCCCGGCTTCCTCGTCATCAAGTCCGCCCTCAGCGCCATCCCCAACCCGCTGGTCAACGAGGCGATCACGGTGACGACGCTAGCCGGCATCACCGGCTCGGCGTCGGGCGGCCTGTCCATCGCGCTCGCGGCCATGGCGGACCAGTTCATCGCCCAGGCGAACGCCCACGGCATTCCGCTGGAGGTGATGCACCGCGTGGCCTCCATGGCCTCCGGCGGCATGGACACGCTGCCGCACAACGGCGCCGTCATCACCCTGCTGGCGGTGACCGGCCTGTCGCACCGCCAGTCCTACGGCGACATCTTCGCCATCACCCTCATCAAGACAGCGGCGGTATTTTTCGTCATCGGCTTCTACTATCTGACCGGATTGTATTGA
- a CDS encoding N-acetyl-gamma-glutamyl-phosphate reductase (TIGRFAM: N-acetyl-gamma-glutamyl-phosphate reductase~PFAM: Semialdehyde dehydrogenase NAD - binding; Semialdehyde dehydrogenase dimerisation region~KEGG: rpc:RPC_2823 N-acetyl-gamma-glutamyl-phosphate reductase), translating into MADAKARIAVLGASGYTGSELVRLLLRHPRVELVALTADRKAGQTMAEVFPQFAPFALPKLVTIDEVDFTAVDLVFCALPHATTQLVIKKVFDAAPNVKVVDLSADFRLKDPGAYEQWYGHPHQALELQQEAVFGLVEIYRDDIRKARLVANPGCHSSTAILPIVPLLEAGAIEPESIVVDSKTGMSGAGRSAKEAMLFSEVSEGIHAYAVTGHRHMGELDQEFSKAAGRPVAPMFVPVLAPMNRGIYATIFVRTTGVRAEDLHSILADYYKGEPFVHVLPFGQVPQSRHVRGSNMVFLGVAADRNPSRAILVSTLDNLVKGASGQAVQNMNLVLGFPETLGLDQIALMP; encoded by the coding sequence ATGGCGGACGCAAAGGCAAGGATCGCAGTTCTCGGCGCCTCGGGCTACACCGGGTCCGAGCTGGTGCGCCTGCTGCTGCGCCATCCCCGCGTGGAGCTGGTGGCCCTCACTGCCGACCGCAAGGCCGGCCAGACCATGGCCGAGGTGTTCCCCCAGTTCGCCCCGTTCGCGTTGCCGAAACTCGTGACCATCGACGAGGTCGACTTCACGGCCGTGGACCTCGTGTTCTGCGCGCTGCCCCACGCCACCACCCAGCTCGTGATCAAGAAGGTGTTCGACGCCGCGCCCAACGTGAAGGTGGTGGACCTCTCCGCCGACTTCCGCCTGAAGGACCCCGGCGCCTACGAGCAGTGGTACGGCCACCCCCACCAGGCGCTGGAGCTGCAGCAGGAGGCGGTGTTCGGCCTCGTGGAGATCTATCGCGACGACATCCGCAAGGCGCGGCTGGTGGCCAATCCGGGCTGTCATTCCTCCACCGCCATCCTGCCCATCGTGCCGCTGCTGGAAGCCGGCGCCATCGAGCCGGAAAGCATCGTGGTGGATTCCAAGACCGGCATGTCGGGTGCCGGCCGCTCCGCCAAGGAGGCCATGCTGTTCTCCGAGGTGTCGGAAGGCATCCATGCCTACGCCGTCACCGGTCACCGGCACATGGGCGAGCTGGACCAGGAATTCTCCAAGGCGGCGGGCCGTCCCGTGGCCCCCATGTTCGTGCCGGTGCTGGCGCCCATGAACCGGGGCATCTACGCCACCATCTTCGTGCGCACCACCGGGGTGCGGGCCGAGGACCTGCATTCCATCCTCGCCGATTATTACAAGGGCGAACCCTTCGTCCATGTTCTGCCGTTCGGGCAGGTGCCCCAGTCGCGCCATGTGCGCGGCTCCAACATGGTGTTCCTGGGCGTGGCGGCGGACCGCAACCCCAGCCGGGCCATCCTGGTCTCGACCCTCGACAACCTGGTGAAGGGCGCCTCCGGCCAGGCGGTGCAGAACATGAACCTGGTGCTCGGCTTCCCCGAGACCTTGGGCCTCGACCAGATCGCCCTCATGCCCTGA